GCCACACCGTGTCGGCGCGGCCGTCCATCAGCGGCGACGGCCGCTTCGTCGCCTACCAGGACGGCCAGGCGGAGGACGTCTTCGTGTGGGACCGGACCGGCGGCGCCGCCTCCGGCCCGATCGAGGGCTCGTCCAAGGCGGCGACACTCGTCCAGCTCACCAAGGACGGCCGTAAGGTCGTCTACCTCTCGGGCTCCGACACCTACGTCCACGATGTGAGCTCAGGCACCGACCAACTGGTGCCGAACGTACGGGGCGTGGCCATCGATCCCACCGGACGCTATCTGCTGTACACGCCACTCGACACGAGCGGACCGTCGCTCACGCTGCGCGACCTGGAGGCAGGCACCGACGAGATCGTCTCGAACCAGCCCGCCTCGGCCGGGACCGACGCGGTCAGCGCCGGCGGACGTGACGTGGTCTTCCAATCCACGGCCGACGACATCGTGCCCGGGGACACCAACGGCAAGTCGGACGTGTTCCTGCGCCGCTTCTACTGATCGCCCCGACAGCCAGGATCTCCACCCTGCACCGGGGAGAGCTGAATCTGGCCAGTGCGAGCCTCACCTGGTCGACGCGGCGGTTCTGAGTACGGAAGGCGTGGCTGAGGTGCCTTCAGCGAACAACTCTCGATGAGGCGGCGGGATGGATCCTCTCCGCGGGCCGTCACCAGTCGGCAGTGGCCCGTGGATTGACCTCGCAGCGAGCGATCTGGTCCAGGTGCCCCGTACCGATACCGGCAATGGCCACCCGGTCGGTTGCGGTGTCCTTGGCGGGCACCGGCACCTGAGCCGAGGTGGTGATCATGGTGAAGCCGTGTGCGTCCTTGAACGTCATCTTCATGGTGAAGACGGCGTCGCGTTCGTTCGGATTCCTGACTTCGACGGTGGCGTACGGGTCGTCCGAGCTCGCGCAGCTGACGAGTACCGCGGTGCCGTCTTTCAGGGGCTGGGCCGTTTCGCTGGAGGGGGACGCGGTGGGGGTGGGACTGTCGGTGGGCTGTGAGCGCTGCGTATCGCCGCCGCTGCCACCGGTAGGCGTCCGCGAGTCTTGCGCGTCGCTCTCGGACGAACTGGCATCGCTGCGGCTTCCGTGACCACATCCCGACGAGAACCCGGTCAGGGCCAGTACGACCATCGCTGCCGCCGCTGTGAATCTGAGCCTGCGCCCCCGCATGTACATGCCGCCACTTTACCCACGGGCGTCCCACCTGCCCCGATGGCCGTCTAGCGGCGACCCGTTGCGCCCGACATCCCGGCGCCGTCGGCCCCGCAGAAGGTCCCGCGTCGCTGCTTGACCGATTCTCGGGTGTGCCGTTTTTGCAGCTGTCGAAGCGGCCACACCGCCGTCCTCCGCTCGCCGGTGGTGTCGACGACGGACGGCTCGGGGAATTGCGGTCGTCCCAGGCCGAGGTCGGCCAGGGTGAGGGTGCGCGACTGGCCAGTGGTGTCAGTCTCGGCCGGGCGGCATCGCCGCTGGCGGCCTGCGCGATCCGCTCGGCGGTCGCGACCATGGCGGCAGGGTCCTTCAGCCACTGCTCCCTGCCGGCCAGGTGACCGGCATCTCGACAGCGGGCTCCGGTGCGAGCAGGTCCAGGCTCTGGGTACGGACGAACCCACCGACGGGGTCGACGATGACGCCGAACTTGTCGCCGCCGAGAACGTCGGGCAGTAGCGCGGAGTCGACGATGATGACGGCGACCGCGAAGACGGGATCGATCTCATAGTCCTGCGTCGACACGACCCGTGCCTGATCGCTCACGTACGCGGAAATGGGCCATCCATGTGTCGGCAGCTCGGGCGGCGCGAGTGCCTCGGCGGTGGAGCCGGTCCTGGAACCGCTCGGACGACAGTCGCCCCTGCGCCCAGATGACCAGCTTGCCGTCCGGTGCTGTCGCGTCCGGCATCGGCTTCGTTCCCGGATTCGATCTCCGGGAACGAAGCCGACCGGCTCTTGCCCCGCCGGGAGTGCAGCACTACAGGGGCTCGGGCCGGCAAAGGCCGGGGTACGTGCTGGGCTGCTGACGCAAGTCCAGGCAGCGCAGCTGGAGACCGGGCTGCCCGGATCCCGTGTCGAACGGCCTGGTGTCGCAGTAGCCCACCGTCCGCAAGGGATCTCATCCAATCCGGCGGTGCCGGGGACACGGCCGAACCCGGCGGTGCCGCCGTACGGCCGAAGTATCTCCGGCCAGTACCGGGAATCAGGCCGCGACGAGCTCCTGCTCGCGGTCCGGCGTCTTGACCTTGGGCTTCTTGTTCGGCAGCGAGAGCCGGAAGACCTTGTGCCACGCGGAGAAGACCTGCTTGGGCAGCGGGCCGGTGACGTACTCCAGCTCGTACTTCTCGAACAGCGCGCGCACCTTCACCGCGACCTCGGCGTACCGGTTGCTCGGCAGGTCCGGGAACAGGTGGTGCTCGATCTGGTGCGAGAGGTTGCCGGTCATGAAGTGCATGGCCTTGCTGCCGCTGATGTTCGCCGAGCCCATCATCTGGCGCAGGTACCACTGGCCGCGCGTCTCGCCCTTGATCGACCGGCGCTCGAAGACCTGCACGCCCTCGGGGAAGTGCCCGCACATGATCACCGAGTGGGACCAGATGTTGCGGACCAGGTTCGCGGTGAACGTGGCGGCGAGCGTGGTGAGGAACGACGGGCCCGACAGCAGCGGGTGGATCACGTAGTCCTTGAGTACCTGCTTGCGGATCTTGCGGCCCACGGCCTTGGCCCGCGCGCGGAACTCCGGGTTCTTACGGCGGCGCTTGTGCAGGTTCTTGCCGAGCTCCAGGTCGTACGCTGCGATGCCGTACTCGAAGAAGCAGGCGTTGATGAAGTTCCACAGCGGCTGGCCGAGGTGGATCGGGTGCCACCTCTGGTCCTCGTCGACGCGCATGATGCCGTAGCCGAGGTCGTTGTCCTTGCCGATCACGTTGGTGTACTTGTGGTGCAGCTCGTTGTGCGAGTGCTTCCACTGGTCGGACGGCGAGACGTGATCCCATTCCCAGGTGGTGGAGTGGATCTTCGGGTCCCGCATCCAGTCCCACTGGCCGTGCAGGATGTTGTGACCGATCTCCATGTTGTCCATGATCTTCGCCACGGACAGCCCGGCGGTGCCGATCAGCCACGCGGGCGGGAAGAACGAGAACAGCAGCACGCCCCTGCTGACCAGCTCGAGCTTGCGCTGCGCCGAGATGACCTTACGGATGTAGGCGGCGTCCTTCTCGCCACGGCTGGCGATCACCTCGTCGCGGATCGCGTCCAGCTCGCGGCCGAGCTCCTCGATCTGCTCCGCGGTCAGGTGGGCGGTGGGGTCGATGGCGGTCAAGGTGCTCCTACCGTTCGATGTCGCAGGGGCCCGCGGCGGCGGACACGCAGGTCTGGATGAGGACGCCCGGTTCGGCCTCGGTGATCTCGCCGGTGCGCAGGTCGCGGACGGCGCCCGCCTTGAGCGGCGAGGTGCAGCCGAAGCAGATGCCCATGCGGCACCCGGAGGGCATGAGCACGCCGGCCTCTTCGCCGACGTCCAGCAGCGGCGTGGCGCCGTCCGCGTCGACGGTTTTGCCGGTGGCGCTGAACGTGACCTCGCCGCCGTCGCCGGCGACGACGACGGTGGGGCGGAAGCGTTCGGTGTGCAGGTGCTCCGGGACGCCGTGCTCGCTCCAGTGCTTTTCGGCGGCGTCGAGCAGTCCCGCGGGCCCGCACGCCCAGGTCTCGCGCTCGGCCCAGTCGGGCACGAGTTCGTCGAGACGGGCGATGTCGAGCATGCCGTCCGTGTCGGTGTGCACCTCGGTGAGCCGCAGCTTCTTGTCCTCGACCAGGGCGTGCAGTTCGTTGCGGAAGATCACGTCCTGCGGCTGCGGCGCGCAGTGGACCATGACGACGTCGTCGAACTCGGTGTCGCGCAGCATGCCCATCACGGGCGTGATGCCACTGCCGGCCGTCAGGTAGAGCACCTTGGCGGGCTTGGCCTGCGGCAGTACGAAGTCACCGGTCGGCTGGTCGAGCTGGATCAGCGTGCCAGGTGTCGCCCTGCGGACCAGGTGGTTGCTGACCTTGCCGTCCGGGATCGCCTTCACGGTGATCGTGACGCGGCCGTCCTGGCGGTTCGTCGGCGAGGTGAGCGAGTAGGCACGCCACAGGCGCACGCCGTCGACGTCCACCCCGATCCGTACGTACTGACCGGCTGTGTGGCCGCGCCAGCCCCGTCCCGGCCTGATCACGATGGTCGCGGCGTCACCCGTCTCGGGGTGCACGGCCTCGATACGCCCCCGCAGGTCAGCGCCCGCGCGCAGCGGGCTGACCAGGTCGAGGTAGTCCGACGGCAGCAGTGGCGTCGTGACCATCTCCAGCAGTTTCCACGCCCTGCCGCGGAGGGCTGTACTCGTCATGGCTCCAGCTTGCTGCGCCTCAGGGCGTAAAGTCCTGACCGTAGGACGTAAATCTGATCGGCTGAATTGTTCGCAGGGAATAAAAAGTGAGCCATGTGATCCGGAGGGCCAGCGAACTGGCCTTGGATGAGACGACGGTCACAGCAGTTCGGGCTGCGCTGAGGGCCACCGCCGACGAGGTCGTCCAGGCGATCATCGACGAGGTCCCTCCCTATGCCAACGCCCTCTCGGGCCGCATGGGTGGCACCATCCGCCGAGCCGTCCGCACCGCCCTGGGGCACTACCTGGACCTCGCGAGCGGGAACGCCACGGGCGCCGACGGCGGTGACGCGGCCTACGAGCTGGGCCGCGGCGAGGTGCGCGACGGCCGTTCGATGGACGCCCTGCTCAGCGCCTACCGCGTCGGTGCCCGCGTGGCCTGGCGATGCCTGGCAGAGGGTGCCGTATCCGCAGGTCTGCCCGCCGCCGAGGTCGCCAAGTTCGCCGAGCTGACCTTCGCCTACATCGACGAGCTCTCCGCCGCGAGCGCAGCGGGCCACGCCGACGAACTCGCCGCCCGGGGCAGGGCCCACGAGCGCCACCTGGAACACCTGGCCCGCGACCTCCTCGCCGGCGCGAGCCCGGACGCGCTGCTGGTCTCCGCTCAACGGGCCGGGTGGCATCCTCCGGCCTCGCTGACCGCGGTCCTGCTGCCCGCCGCACAGGCCCGGCCTGCCTACCGCGCGCTCGACCCGAGCACCCTCGTCCTCGACGATCTGCCGGACGCCACCGGTGTGCTGCTCGTCCCCGATGCCGACCGATCACATCTCTTGCGGCAGCTGACCGGCCGCGCCGCCGTGGTCGGCCCGGCCCGGCCATGGACCCGTGCGTCCGCCTCGTACGCACGAGCCGTACGCGCGCGCTCCCTCTCCCCTGACATACGCGACACCGAGGACCACCTGCCCGAGCTGCTGCTGAGCGCCGACGCGGACGCGTTCGCAGACCTGCGTGCCCGAGCCCTCGCACCGTTGCGGACCTTGCCCGTCGCGACCGCACGGCGGCTGGAGGAGACGTTGCGGGAGTGGCTGCTGCACCAGGGCAGGCGGGACGAGGTGGCGGCGGCGTTGTTCGTCCATCCCCAGACGGTTCGGTACCGGATGTCGCAGCTGCGGGAGCTGTTTCCGGATCTCGCATCGCCAGACCGGGTCCTTGAGCTGACGCTGGCGGTGGGTCTTCGGGCCGGCTGACGCGTACTTCGACGGTCCACTACCCCGTACACGCGCCGCCAGAGCCGCGGCATCAGCACCGCGCCGATTACTGATGAGGCTCTTGCCTTCGGCAGGATGGGGTCTATGAGCGAGATCCGCACCCCCCGCCTCCTCCTTCGCCCTTGGCATGACGACGACCTCGTGCCCATGGCGGACATCAATTCGGACCCGCAGGTCATGCGCTGGATCGACGACGGCGCAGTGCGCGACCTGGACCACACGGCCGAGGACATCGAGCGGTGGGAGGAGGAGTGGGACGAGGAGGGCTTCGGCCTCTTCGCCATCGAGCTGCTGGCTTCTGGTGAACTGGCCGGTTTCACGGGGCTCTCCGTGCCTGAGTTCCTGCCGGAGGTACTGCCCGCCGTGGCGATCAGCTGGCGGCTCGGCGCACAGTTCTGGGGCCAGGGATACGCGTCCGAAGCAGCGCAGGCCACGCTGGAGTTCGCGCTCCAGGACCGCGGCCTTGACCGTGTCATCAGCATCAACCAGATCGGTGACAATGCCTCCGAGAACATCAGCCGCAAGCTCGGCATGGTGCCGGAACAGGTGACGGCACACCCGGTGTACGGCTATCCGCTGCGCGTTCACAGCATCGATCTCACCGAGTTCGAGGCATAACCCGGCTGCTCTCAGGCGAAGCCACGGTCAGAGCAGGGAGCTGCGTCACCTCCGGGCGAAAGTCGATTCGGCCCAGCCGGATCAATGCCGTACAGTTCTCCGTACCGACGCGGGGTGGAGCAGCTCGGTAGCTCGCTGGGCTCATAACCCAGAGGTCGCAGGTTCAAATCCTGTCCCCGCTACTCACACATGAAGGCCCGGTATGCACCGGGCCTTCATTGCGTCTACGTCAGGGCGAACCCGATCCGGGCCGGACGCGAGGTCGTCACGACCGGGCAGGGCACGCTCATCGACCCGCAATGGGGCCGCGACACCCAGCTGTCACCCCTCCTCGCTGGCCTTACTGATCTATGAGCTGGTGGGGCGCTTGGCGTCGGGAGGTACTCAGAGTCCCGCCGACCGCCGATCAGCCGGTTCAGCGATGCTTTCCCAGTTCCAGCGTCGCCTGTACTGGCAGATGGTCGCTCGGTAGCCGGCCATTCATTGCGAAGGTGTTGATTGCCGCCCAGTGTGTGGTCACCCCGGGGGTGGTGAGGATCCAGTCGATGCGCTGGCCACCGGGCTCCGGCGGTCGGAAGCCGTTGAACGTCCCATACAGGGGACCCCGTGCAGCCGCCGCGTCCCAGGTGTCCACGAGTCCGAGGGCCAGCATCGCGTCGTAGACCCGGTTGTCGTGTGCTGCGACGTTGAAGTCGCCGGTCACCACGACCGGCAAGGCGCTGTCGAACGCGGCGATCGTCTCGCCGATCAGCTCCACGGAACGCTCGCGCGCGTCCTGGCTCCGATGGTCCAGGTGGGTGTTGAGGACGTAGAACTCCCGCCCCTCGCGGGCGAGATCGCTGAACCGGACCCACGTCACCACACGCGGCAGGTCCGCACCCCAGGTGTTGGAGGCGATCACGGACGGCGTGTCGGAGAGCCAGTAGTGGTCGAATTGGGCAGGCTTCAGGCGCTCGGTGTCGTAGAAGACTGCCACGAACTCGCTCTTTCTGCCGCCCATTCTGCCGATGCCGATCCAGTCGTAGTGCGGGCCGATGTCCTTCTCGATGCTGCGCAGCTGCCGGTAGCGACCCTCCTGAGTACCGATGACGTGGGGGCGCTCGCGGCGCAGCAAGTCCCGCATCACCGGGCGCCGCACGGCCCAGCGATTGCTGCCCGTGGCGTGGGCGACCTTCAGGTTGTACGTCATGACGCTCAGAGCCCCCGGCTGTTCGCCGGCCGAGGCGCGCGAGGTGGACCCGTCGGTGGCGAGCAGCGGTACGGACATGGACGTGGCCGCCGCCGCGGACTCTGGCCTCTCGAGGCGCGTGTCTCTTATGTCGTCCGGCACATGATCTCCTCCTCTTGGGAACCAGGATGCGGGCGTGTGCTGGACTACGGAAGAAGATGACCGCCTCGCTTGAAGGGATGCGTAGTCAGCCTTCCGCTGGAAAGCTCTCCGTTCTGCGCTGGTGCTGTGACCGCATAGGTTCGCCGGGTCGGGGTTGCAGCGGTTGGATGTGTGGTGACGTCCGATCCGACCGCTGGAGGCTCGGTGGCCGAGCCCGTCCGTGTGCGCAGACTGACCGACCAGGAGGGACAGAAGCTGCAGCAGATCGTGCGCCGGGGCAGCACCAGTTCGGTGCGTTACCGACGCGCGATGATGCTGGTGGCCTCGGTCGGCGGGAAACGGGTGCCGGTCATCGCCCAGCTGGTCCAGGCCCACGAGGACACCGTCGAACCACCCCAACCACACCGATTGGCATCCGCTGGGGCGGCAGGACCCGCTCTCGCCGCATGTTCAGGCAACCCGGCGAACGTTCTAGGTCAGCACCACCTCAGCCGCGGGTCTGTCTGGACTACTTGACCAGCCGGAAGGCGGGGTGCCGGGCCCAGCCCCTCAGGAACTCCGCTGTTCCCAGCGCCATCCAGTCGTCGTCCGCGATCCCCGACACCCCGGGCAGGTCAGCGACGACCGGCGCCTGTCCGTCCAGCAGCTCGGCTTTGGCCACGCCTCCGATGACGTCCATGACAGCGGCGGTCAGCAGGGCCGTAGTCACGTGGTCGATCTCGCGATTGCAGCCGGCGCTGACGTTGACGGCATGGGTAGGCCTGAAGCCGAGGATGGCCTCCACCTCGGGTTCGTCCGCGTGCTCAGCCTCGAAGGTGCTCTCGTCGCCGACACCCGGCCCCATCAAATAGACCAGGAAGGGCCGACGCCAGTCCTCGCGCTGCGGATTGAATCCCACAAGTGCCGCGAGTTCCTTGTCCGCGGTGGCGTTGCCGAGGAGTGGAAGCGGGAACGGCTTTCGCCAGTGCTCCTCTCGGCTGTCCTCGATGCCCAGGCGCTCTGCGGGCACGTTGACGTCGAAGAATCCGGGCCGCTTCTCGTCGAAGTGGGAGGACAGCCCCACCATCAACGCGCGGAACTCCCGCAGCGCAGCGGGGGAGAGCGGCTCCGCCAACTCGATCACCAACGTCGGACCAGACATGCTGGGAGCCTAGTTTGATCGGCTCCGCGACCGCCCGAAATTCCTCCGACACCGAGTCCAGCCTGGCCGTGAGCCGACGTCGCCACGCCGGCGGACCAAAGCGGTCAGAGCACTAGCGGGGTCCTGGTCGCCGTAGCGTTGGCACGGCCGGCCCGGGGAAGGGAGCGGTGCCTGAAGGACCCGGCCGCCATGGCCGCGACCGCCGAGCGGATCGTGCAGGCCGCAGGCGGCGATCCCGCAGCCGGCCAGGTGACCGGCATCTCGACAGCGGGTGATTTGCCGCTCATGGGGTGAGGACGATGCGGCCCTCGGTTGTGTGGTTCTCGAGTCGTTCATGTGCGGTTGCCGCGTCAGCCAAGGGGAGGATTTCGATCTCGGTGTCGGCCAGTCCGCCCGCGACCGCCTTCAGCGCGGCCTCTGCGGCGGGCTGAACGGCCTCGGGGTGGGCCGGGACATAGCTGCCGGCGTTGAAGCCGGCGACGGTGATGTTGCCCTGCCAGATGCGGTTGCCGTCGATGCCGTGGTCCCAGTCGCCGCTGGCGTTCCCGACCAGCAGGAGACGTCCTGACGGTGCGAGCAGGTCCAGGCTGTGGGTACGGACGAGCCCGCCGACGGGGTCGACGATGACGTCGAACTTATCGCTGCCGAGCACGTCGGGCAGCTGCGCGGAGTCGACGATGGTGTCGTACGGCAACTTGCTCGCGGCCGCCGCGCCCATCCGCCCGGAACGGACCGTGCCTACCACCCGGGATGCGCCCAGCTGTCGGGCGATGCCGGGGAAGGCGGCGGCCAGCCCGCCAAGCGCGCCGTGGATGAGGACGCTTTCCCCTGCGGACATGCTGATGGCGCGGGTGAGCGCGATGTGGGCCATGAGCGCGTTGGGGACGGCGGCGACCGCTAGGGCGGGATCGATGTCGTAGTCCTGCGTCGACACGACCCGTGCCTGGTCGCTCACGTACAAGGACGCGTATCCGCCTGTCCCGTGGGCGGACAGCGACACCACCTTCTCGCCGACGGCGAAGCCGGTGACGCCCTCACCGAGTGCGCGCACGGTGCCGGCGACCTCAAGACCGGGAACATACGGCGGCTGCGGCAGCCCGGGGGCGTCCTTGAACAGGCCCTGTCGCAGGTAGACGTCGATGAGTCCGACGGCGGCATGGGTGACGTCGATCGCGATCTGGCCGGGCCCAGGGGTGGGATCCGGCAGATCGGTGACGGTGAGCACGCTCGGTGCGCCGAACTGGCTGGCTTGTACGGCCTTCATGGTGGTCCCTTTCAGATTTAACGCACGTCGTGATGCGGTATCGCGACCGTACCACCGTGTCGTGGTTAGCGCATCTCGATGTGCGTTAAGCTTCCGGCATGCACCAAAGGGCTCGGTCGGCGGAAGACAAGACGCGTCGCTCGGAAGATCTGCTGAAGGCGGCGGAAGCACTCGCGCTCGAACTCGGGGGCGTCCGGTACATCACGCTGGCGCCGGTCACCGAGCGGGCCGGGCTGCACCGCACCGGCGTACGGCGCTATTTCGCCAGTAAGGAGGAACTGCTCCTCGAACTGGCCGAACGGGGATGGGGGCAGTGGCGTGACGCGATCAAGGGTGAGGTCGCCGGTCGCACTGGGCTGGGGCCCGCACAGACCGCTGCGGTTGTCAGCGAGACCTTGGTCGCACTGCCGGTCTTCTGTGACCTGTTGACCCACGTCGCGCTGTACCTCGAAGGGGACGTCGACATCGAACGGGCCCGCCGGTACAAGACCAACGCCTTCGCCGCGCACGACGAGATCGCCACCGCGTTGGATCACGCGAGCACCATGACGCTCGAGCAGATCGGCAATCTGCTGGCCGTGGCGATCACGCTGGCCTCCGGCTTCTGGCAGGTGGCCCATCCGACGCCCACCCTCGCGGCGCTGTACGAACAGGAGCCGCAGTGGGGTCATGTCGCGCTCGACTTCGCCCCGCGTCTCAACCGCGCGCTCAAAGCGTTCGCCATCGGATTCGCCGAGTCGATCACCCCGGGTGAAGGGGCCTAAGGGCTGCTCCGTAAAAGATCTTCGGACGCCGGCGGTCGCTATCCCATGACCGCACGAGCCGCGTCGAGGAATGCCAGCCGGTTGTGTTCCAGGTAGTCCCGCACGTTCTCGCCGTCGGGCAGCCCTTCCCACACGGTCCGGTTGAGGTCGAGGGAGTACGCGCGTGCCGAGTCGTGTACGGGCAGGGGGAATTGGATGCGGATTAGTCGCTCCGCGACCCACAGCCTGTTCATGACGTCCTGGGTCGTCAGGTGCCAGTCGTGGGTGTCGTCCCACTCGTCAGGCTGGCTGAACGCGGCGCGTTCGGCTTCGGCCCCCACCTCGATGAACCGCTCCAGCAACGCCAGCTGTTCCGCGCGCCTGGCTTCCGACAAGGTGATCTGCTGTCGTTGCTGTTCTGCGCGTTCTGCCGAGAGCTGAGTCTTGTGCTGGACGAGGTAGGACAACAGACCGCCGAGGACAACGCCGCCCACGGATATGAGTGACACCCAGACCTGACCTGACATGGCGGTCATCGTTTCATGCTGTCGATCTTTGGGATGAGCCCGCGGCAGTTCGGCAAGCTGGTCACTGCGCTACAGCGCCAAGGGCGGACCCGGTCCGACAGGGCCGACTTTGGACCCTGCAGCTTGAAGGGTTCTGTGGCCGAGACGGCGGTTCCGCAAGGAAACCGTGCTGATCGTGGACGGAACCTTGGTGCTCACCCGTCATCACACGGTCGCCGAGCAGTCGAAGAACTACCGGTATTCGACCCTGCCCGGGCAGGAAGTCAGCCGAAGAGAATCTGCCGCAATATCCGGGTGAGGTGCTCGGTGAGTCGGTCCGGCGGCATCGAGGCGAGCGGTTCGGTGCGCGCGATATAGCGACTGAAGGCCACACCGATCATCTGCGCCCCCACCAACGCCACGCGCGTGTCCAAGTCGTCGCCCGGCACTGGGGATTCACCGGGTGACAGGACGGAGCGGTAGACGACGGCACTGTGCTCCTGCATCGCCACAAGGAGATGGGCGGCTGCGCGTTCGTCGGACGCGGCACTGCGCAGAAGGGCGATCAGTGGGTCGTTGACGGCGTCGGTCTCCAAGCGCCGTACGAAGGCCGCGGCGATCCGGTCCGGCAGCGTCTCGGGGTCACCTGCCGCGACTTGCTCCAGGTCACGATTGCCCGGCACCGCCGCGAGGAAGAGCCGTTCCTTGGAGGCGAAGTGCCGTGTGATCAGGCCGTGTGTGACTCCGGCCCGGCGCGCGATCTCCCGGAGCGTCGTACGCGCGTAGCCGCGCTCGGCGAAGGTGTGGCGGGCCGCCTCGATGATGGCCGCCCGGTGCCCCTCGGGATCCCGACGGCGCCTGCGTGGCGGCTCGTCAGCCGACTCGCTCGCCGGCTCTGCGTCGTTCACGGCGCCTCCTTCATGTGATCACTCTACGGCGCTGCGGCACGGCGCCCGTCGCCACTGCTACGTTAGTATCCATGTGGATATTAACGAGCGGGAGGGAGCCCGTTGTGAGCGTTGGGGAGCCTGTGGTGAGCGTTCAGGGGCCGGAATCCGCGGCGGTCGTCGAGACCCGGCTGCTGCACAAGATGCATCGGGCGGCTACGTCCTTGCTGGTGGAAGCGGCGCAGAAGTCTGCCGCGCCCTCCGCCGCGCTGGAGGAGTTGCGTGACTTCGTCGTTGCGGCGCTGCGGCACCATCACGAGAGCGAAGACGACGTGCTGTGGCCGCAGTTGACCGCCGCCGATCCCGCTGCCGCCACCGGACTGGCCGAGCTCG
The DNA window shown above is from Streptomyces chartreusis and carries:
- a CDS encoding fatty acid desaturase family protein, which encodes MTAIDPTAHLTAEQIEELGRELDAIRDEVIASRGEKDAAYIRKVISAQRKLELVSRGVLLFSFFPPAWLIGTAGLSVAKIMDNMEIGHNILHGQWDWMRDPKIHSTTWEWDHVSPSDQWKHSHNELHHKYTNVIGKDNDLGYGIMRVDEDQRWHPIHLGQPLWNFINACFFEYGIAAYDLELGKNLHKRRRKNPEFRARAKAVGRKIRKQVLKDYVIHPLLSGPSFLTTLAATFTANLVRNIWSHSVIMCGHFPEGVQVFERRSIKGETRGQWYLRQMMGSANISGSKAMHFMTGNLSHQIEHHLFPDLPSNRYAEVAVKVRALFEKYELEYVTGPLPKQVFSAWHKVFRLSLPNKKPKVKTPDREQELVAA
- a CDS encoding ferredoxin reductase, translating into MTSTALRGRAWKLLEMVTTPLLPSDYLDLVSPLRAGADLRGRIEAVHPETGDAATIVIRPGRGWRGHTAGQYVRIGVDVDGVRLWRAYSLTSPTNRQDGRVTITVKAIPDGKVSNHLVRRATPGTLIQLDQPTGDFVLPQAKPAKVLYLTAGSGITPVMGMLRDTEFDDVVMVHCAPQPQDVIFRNELHALVEDKKLRLTEVHTDTDGMLDIARLDELVPDWAERETWACGPAGLLDAAEKHWSEHGVPEHLHTERFRPTVVVAGDGGEVTFSATGKTVDADGATPLLDVGEEAGVLMPSGCRMGICFGCTSPLKAGAVRDLRTGEITEAEPGVLIQTCVSAAAGPCDIER
- a CDS encoding PucR family transcriptional regulator, producing MSHVIRRASELALDETTVTAVRAALRATADEVVQAIIDEVPPYANALSGRMGGTIRRAVRTALGHYLDLASGNATGADGGDAAYELGRGEVRDGRSMDALLSAYRVGARVAWRCLAEGAVSAGLPAAEVAKFAELTFAYIDELSAASAAGHADELAARGRAHERHLEHLARDLLAGASPDALLVSAQRAGWHPPASLTAVLLPAAQARPAYRALDPSTLVLDDLPDATGVLLVPDADRSHLLRQLTGRAAVVGPARPWTRASASYARAVRARSLSPDIRDTEDHLPELLLSADADAFADLRARALAPLRTLPVATARRLEETLREWLLHQGRRDEVAAALFVHPQTVRYRMSQLRELFPDLASPDRVLELTLAVGLRAG
- a CDS encoding GNAT family N-acetyltransferase; the encoded protein is MSEIRTPRLLLRPWHDDDLVPMADINSDPQVMRWIDDGAVRDLDHTAEDIERWEEEWDEEGFGLFAIELLASGELAGFTGLSVPEFLPEVLPAVAISWRLGAQFWGQGYASEAAQATLEFALQDRGLDRVISINQIGDNASENISRKLGMVPEQVTAHPVYGYPLRVHSIDLTEFEA
- a CDS encoding endonuclease/exonuclease/phosphatase family protein; the encoded protein is MPDDIRDTRLERPESAAAATSMSVPLLATDGSTSRASAGEQPGALSVMTYNLKVAHATGSNRWAVRRPVMRDLLRRERPHVIGTQEGRYRQLRSIEKDIGPHYDWIGIGRMGGRKSEFVAVFYDTERLKPAQFDHYWLSDTPSVIASNTWGADLPRVVTWVRFSDLAREGREFYVLNTHLDHRSQDARERSVELIGETIAAFDSALPVVVTGDFNVAAHDNRVYDAMLALGLVDTWDAAAARGPLYGTFNGFRPPEPGGQRIDWILTTPGVTTHWAAINTFAMNGRLPSDHLPVQATLELGKHR
- a CDS encoding DUF6368 family protein; translated protein: MSGPTLVIELAEPLSPAALREFRALMVGLSSHFDEKRPGFFDVNVPAERLGIEDSREEHWRKPFPLPLLGNATADKELAALVGFNPQREDWRRPFLVYLMGPGVGDESTFEAEHADEPEVEAILGFRPTHAVNVSAGCNREIDHVTTALLTAAVMDVIGGVAKAELLDGQAPVVADLPGVSGIADDDWMALGTAEFLRGWARHPAFRLVK
- a CDS encoding quinone oxidoreductase family protein → MKAVQASQFGAPSVLTVTDLPDPTPGPGQIAIDVTHAAVGLIDVYLRQGLFKDAPGLPQPPYVPGLEVAGTVRALGEGVTGFAVGEKVVSLSAHGTGGYASLYVSDQARVVSTQDYDIDPALAVAAVPNALMAHIALTRAISMSAGESVLIHGALGGLAAAFPGIARQLGASRVVGTVRSGRMGAAAASKLPYDTIVDSAQLPDVLGSDKFDVIVDPVGGLVRTHSLDLLAPSGRLLLVGNASGDWDHGIDGNRIWQGNITVAGFNAGSYVPAHPEAVQPAAEAALKAVAGGLADTEIEILPLADAATAHERLENHTTEGRIVLTP
- a CDS encoding TetR family transcriptional regulator; the encoded protein is MHQRARSAEDKTRRSEDLLKAAEALALELGGVRYITLAPVTERAGLHRTGVRRYFASKEELLLELAERGWGQWRDAIKGEVAGRTGLGPAQTAAVVSETLVALPVFCDLLTHVALYLEGDVDIERARRYKTNAFAAHDEIATALDHASTMTLEQIGNLLAVAITLASGFWQVAHPTPTLAALYEQEPQWGHVALDFAPRLNRALKAFAIGFAESITPGEGA
- a CDS encoding TetR family transcriptional regulator, with amino-acid sequence MNDAEPASESADEPPRRRRRDPEGHRAAIIEAARHTFAERGYARTTLREIARRAGVTHGLITRHFASKERLFLAAVPGNRDLEQVAAGDPETLPDRIAAAFVRRLETDAVNDPLIALLRSAASDERAAAHLLVAMQEHSAVVYRSVLSPGESPVPGDDLDTRVALVGAQMIGVAFSRYIARTEPLASMPPDRLTEHLTRILRQILFG